The nucleotide window TGCAACATTCAATTTTAGCATTTGAGAAATAGCTGTTTGCTGTTGAAGCAGTTGAGACTTCATATCTTCCAAATCGGATGCTATTTTACGTATTCGAGTTTCTAAATGATTGCCAGACAACTCAGATACCGACTGAGAAATGGGTGGTAGCTGGTTAGCTTTTTCTTCTGTCAAAGGTCTACCACTATTATTCATAGGAGTATTTAATGTATTAAGATGAGTTTTAAACTTACTTTTGAGTTTAGCAACTCTTTGTTTTTGTTCATCTAATATTGTTTTTAAATTACTAGCCTTTTTAGTCAATACCTCTTTATAAAACTGAATTTTCTTAAGGGCTGATTCATCATTTCCTACCTTTAAAGTACGTTGATATAGGCTTTCCCATTTATCTGCTTCAGCTTGTGCTTTTTTATAATCTCGTTCAGCAATTGTGAGGGCGTAGATGTTTCCAGCAAGGGCCGATCGCAATTCACTAGCGTCCATAGCTAAGTATTGTTTGTGCTAATAGGTTATTTTACGGAATTATACCATATAGCAACCGCCTTGGCGGTTAGGACATTCTGAATTGCTGAAACGTTGGCGGATTCTAAACTCTTCTTCCCTAGTCCCTAGCTATACTATGATTCTCGCTCCGCTACCAACCGAAAGCAACAAAAAGGGATGAGCATTTTGCTCATCCCAAAAATTCATTTTATTCACTCACGCAAGAAGCTCCAAGTTGCGCTTCTTGCCAGAGTTTGAACAAGAAGAACTCCGTTCGATCGCTCATTGAGACGACGAACACACCTTCATCTTTGTCAGTACCCGCCGAAACCCAAGTTCCGTGCAAGCTGACTTCGACATATTCTGCATCGCAAGCACATAGAGAGATGATTTCAGAGTCTTCGCGCCACGCCTCTGCTTCCAGACGATCGATCCCTGGTAAGTCGGCAGGCAGCAAAAACGAAGCCGTGCTAGGTTCGACACAGATATGCCAACCAGCTCGCAGCGACAGAATCACT belongs to Argonema galeatum A003/A1 and includes:
- a CDS encoding PspA/IM30 family protein translates to MDASELRSALAGNIYALTIAERDYKKAQAEADKWESLYQRTLKVGNDESALKKIQFYKEVLTKKASNLKTILDEQKQRVAKLKSKFKTHLNTLNTPMNNSGRPLTEEKANQLPPISQSVSELSGNHLETRIRKIASDLEDMKSQLLQQQTAISQMLKLNVASLEEVRDILKQNFSIKSGLVDTEIKTEPASIQLDDYIDLDDELMKLKEQLLENFPKQVTSNTEETNPQASSYSSGSAVDKDLEELRKQIDRL
- a CDS encoding alr0857 family protein, translating into MLKLTYTENSFQLERLAQFLEDWVTARVILSLRAGWHICVEPSTASFLLPADLPGIDRLEAEAWREDSEIISLCACDAEYVEVSLHGTWVSAGTDKDEGVFVVSMSDRTEFFLFKLWQEAQLGASCVSE